A genomic region of Alistipes megaguti contains the following coding sequences:
- a CDS encoding MFS transporter has translation MTATIQRKLNDSPAARWTALVLIALMMFFGYMFVDVMSPLKSLIESSRGWDSGTFGTYAASEYFLNVFFFFLIFAGIILDKMGIRFTGLLSASLMVIGASIKFVGISDWFQTTAFNEWLNSWWVSFPGSAKMASLGFMIFGCGCEMAGTTVSKAIAKWFDGKEMALAMGLEMAIARLGVFAVMWLAPMISNRFDHSVVAPVAFCTVLLIIGLLCYTVFVYMDRKLDRQLIAAGEMKEQKSSDEEFHVKDLGLIFRSKMFWLVALLCVLYYSAIFPFQRYAPNFLEVTLQIDAESAARLFSCFPILAMILTPFLGAMLDFRGKGATMLMVGAVIMIACHLSFAFLLPAFPSKWFALLLVVVLGVSFSLVPAALWPSVPKIIDAKILGSAYCLIFWIQNVGLCLVPLLIGKVLDATGGYTVPMMIFSTFGVLAFIFSFYLKIEDRKKGYGLELPNIKK, from the coding sequence ATGACAGCAACTATCCAACGCAAACTCAACGATTCGCCCGCGGCGCGGTGGACAGCCCTGGTCCTCATCGCTCTGATGATGTTCTTCGGCTACATGTTCGTGGACGTGATGTCCCCGCTCAAATCTCTTATCGAGTCCTCCCGCGGCTGGGACAGCGGTACTTTCGGAACCTATGCCGCTTCGGAATACTTCCTTAACGTATTCTTCTTCTTCCTGATCTTCGCCGGCATCATCCTCGACAAGATGGGAATCCGCTTCACCGGTCTGCTCTCCGCATCGCTGATGGTCATCGGCGCCTCAATCAAGTTCGTCGGTATCTCCGACTGGTTCCAGACCACGGCCTTCAACGAGTGGCTCAACAGCTGGTGGGTCTCCTTCCCCGGCAGCGCCAAGATGGCTTCGCTCGGATTCATGATCTTCGGCTGCGGCTGCGAAATGGCCGGTACGACCGTCTCCAAGGCCATCGCCAAATGGTTCGACGGAAAGGAGATGGCTCTGGCAATGGGCCTCGAAATGGCTATCGCACGGTTGGGTGTCTTCGCTGTCATGTGGCTCGCCCCGATGATCTCGAACCGATTCGACCACTCGGTCGTCGCTCCGGTCGCCTTCTGCACCGTGCTGCTCATCATCGGACTGCTGTGCTACACGGTTTTTGTCTACATGGACCGCAAACTGGACCGACAGCTCATCGCGGCCGGTGAGATGAAGGAGCAGAAATCCTCCGACGAAGAGTTCCATGTCAAGGACCTCGGCCTGATCTTCCGCAGCAAGATGTTCTGGCTCGTCGCACTGCTCTGCGTGCTCTACTACTCGGCCATCTTCCCCTTCCAGCGCTACGCCCCCAACTTCCTCGAGGTGACGCTTCAGATCGACGCCGAATCCGCCGCACGTCTCTTCAGTTGCTTCCCGATTCTGGCCATGATCCTCACGCCGTTCCTCGGCGCCATGCTCGACTTCCGCGGCAAGGGGGCCACGATGCTTATGGTCGGAGCCGTGATCATGATCGCCTGCCATCTGAGCTTCGCCTTCCTGCTCCCGGCATTCCCCTCGAAATGGTTCGCCCTGCTGCTCGTTGTCGTCCTCGGCGTCTCGTTCTCCCTGGTGCCGGCCGCTCTCTGGCCTTCGGTCCCGAAGATCATCGATGCGAAGATCCTCGGCTCGGCCTACTGTCTGATCTTCTGGATCCAGAACGTCGGTCTCTGCCTCGTGCCGCTGCTCATCGGCAAGGTCCTCGATGCCACGGGCGGATACACCGTCCCGATGATGATCTTCTCGACATTCGGCGTGCTGGCCTTCATCTTCAGCTTCTACCTCAAGATCGAAGACCGAAAGAAGGGTTACGGCCTCGAACTGCCCAACATCAAGAAATAG
- a CDS encoding tetratricopeptide repeat protein — MRKFIIALLAGIALLGSHAAHAQYNREYFFWMGRTCMMNNNYQEAIRTLNILLRFDEDAFEGYFLRGIAKYNLDDLLGAEEDFSTAIRLNPVYTQAYTYRAITRSRLGNYDDALQDFREAIELRPDLPGPYYSRGVTRLLNQQFKEAISDFDKFIRQENKVADAYICRGLSYLHLKDTVKAYENFNTAIRTNREDPNGYNRRGGLYLEQERYKEAEADFNKAISCDSTYLLSFFNRALVYNATNRPMQALADFDRVIQLDSTNSLTYFNRAMLRTQIGDYNRALEDYDRVALYSPNNVLVYYNRAGVHAQLGEIEEAVKDYTQAIKLYPDFANAYIYRGQLRELLRDPKGARSDRETAQRKIAEYRSRLSDSTYSIFADTTQRFDRLLSFDSKLAGTGFESISGHNGGHEEMRLLPLFKFTLMRPDSMPEPYRLQRIEDFKRRIGNEYLTLSCRESNIAPDTLVMLDKEYVQRLKSGETNWALLFQRGVSQSLIKQYTNSVNTFSTAIEQNPSNPFLYLNRSTTRAEMIDFISSIDNSYQRISIDSDPANRLNNNSKRTYSYDEAVADLNKAIKLFPAFAEAYYNRANLRALSGSLPEAYEDYSKAIELNPAFAEAYYNRGVIQIFMKDTRKGCLDLSKAGELGITEAYDILKRYAQLED; from the coding sequence ATGCGGAAATTCATCATCGCCCTGCTGGCCGGTATCGCCCTGCTGGGGTCTCACGCGGCTCACGCCCAATACAACCGGGAGTACTTCTTCTGGATGGGCCGCACCTGCATGATGAACAACAACTACCAGGAGGCCATCCGCACGCTGAACATCCTGCTGCGATTCGACGAGGACGCCTTCGAGGGATACTTCCTGCGCGGTATCGCCAAATACAACCTCGACGACCTGCTCGGCGCCGAGGAGGACTTCTCGACGGCCATCCGCCTCAATCCCGTCTACACCCAGGCATATACCTATCGCGCCATCACCCGCTCGCGCCTCGGAAACTACGACGACGCCCTGCAGGACTTCCGTGAAGCCATCGAACTGCGCCCCGATCTGCCCGGCCCCTACTACAGCCGCGGGGTCACCCGTCTGCTTAACCAACAGTTCAAGGAGGCTATCTCCGACTTCGACAAGTTCATCCGCCAGGAAAACAAGGTCGCCGATGCCTACATCTGCCGCGGACTGAGCTATCTCCACCTCAAGGACACGGTGAAGGCCTACGAGAACTTCAACACCGCCATCCGCACCAATCGCGAAGATCCCAACGGGTACAACCGCCGCGGAGGCCTCTATCTCGAACAGGAACGTTACAAGGAGGCCGAGGCCGACTTCAACAAGGCCATCTCGTGCGATTCAACCTACCTGCTCTCGTTCTTCAACCGCGCACTGGTCTACAACGCCACCAACCGCCCGATGCAGGCGCTGGCCGATTTCGACCGCGTCATCCAGCTCGACTCGACCAACTCGCTCACCTACTTCAACCGCGCCATGCTCCGCACCCAGATCGGCGACTACAACCGCGCGCTGGAGGATTACGACCGCGTGGCCCTCTATTCGCCCAACAACGTGCTGGTCTACTACAACCGCGCCGGCGTGCATGCCCAGCTGGGCGAGATCGAAGAGGCCGTCAAGGACTACACCCAGGCCATCAAACTCTATCCCGACTTCGCGAACGCATACATCTACCGCGGACAGCTGCGCGAACTGCTGCGTGACCCCAAGGGCGCCCGCAGCGACCGCGAAACCGCCCAGCGCAAAATCGCCGAATACCGTTCGCGGCTGAGCGACAGCACCTACTCGATCTTCGCCGATACCACACAGCGTTTCGACCGTCTGCTGTCGTTCGACAGCAAACTGGCCGGGACCGGTTTCGAAAGCATCTCCGGACACAACGGCGGACACGAGGAGATGCGTCTGCTGCCGCTCTTCAAGTTCACGCTCATGCGCCCCGACTCGATGCCCGAACCCTATCGTCTGCAGCGCATCGAGGACTTCAAACGCCGTATCGGCAACGAATACCTCACCCTCTCGTGCCGCGAAAGCAACATCGCTCCCGATACGCTCGTGATGCTCGACAAGGAGTATGTCCAAAGGCTCAAGAGCGGCGAAACCAACTGGGCGCTGCTCTTCCAACGCGGCGTCTCGCAGTCGCTCATCAAACAGTACACCAACTCGGTCAACACCTTCTCGACGGCCATCGAGCAGAACCCCTCGAACCCGTTCCTCTATCTGAACCGTTCGACGACCCGCGCCGAAATGATCGACTTCATCTCCTCGATCGACAACTCCTATCAGCGGATATCGATCGACTCGGATCCGGCCAACCGGCTGAACAACAACTCGAAACGAACGTACAGCTACGACGAGGCCGTGGCCGACCTGAACAAGGCCATCAAGCTCTTCCCCGCATTCGCCGAGGCTTACTACAACCGCGCAAACCTCCGGGCCCTCTCCGGAAGCCTGCCCGAAGCCTACGAGGACTACTCGAAAGCCATCGAACTGAACCCCGCGTTCGCCGAGGCTTACTACAACCGCGGCGTCATCCAGATCTTCATGAAGGATACCCGAAAAGGCTGTCTCGACCTCTCGAAGGCCGGCGAACTCGGAATCACCGAGGCTTACGACATCCTCAAGCGTTACGCACAACTCGAAGACTAA
- the era gene encoding GTPase Era, protein MHKSGFVNIIGNPNVGKSTLMNALVGERLSIITSKAQTTRHRIMGIVSGDDFQIVYSDTPGILKPAYKLQESMMKFVNGALTDADVILYVTDTVEQSDRSVQILENIRHSGIPSIVVINKIDLSNPAALDTLVEKWHQILPEARIVPVSAKEQFNLEGLFKTILELLPEGPAFYPKDTLTDKTLRFFASEIIREKILRFYDKEIPYCCEIEIESYKEEPTIDRISATIFVSRESQKGIIIGHKGEKLKRVGQAAREDMEQFLGKKVFLQLFVKVSDDWRNNDRQLRRFGYETE, encoded by the coding sequence ATGCATAAATCGGGCTTCGTCAATATTATCGGAAATCCCAACGTCGGAAAATCAACGCTCATGAACGCCCTGGTCGGCGAACGGCTCTCGATCATCACCTCCAAGGCCCAGACTACCCGTCACCGAATCATGGGTATCGTATCGGGCGACGACTTCCAGATCGTCTACTCCGATACCCCGGGGATCCTCAAACCCGCCTACAAACTCCAGGAGTCGATGATGAAATTCGTCAACGGCGCCCTGACGGATGCCGACGTCATCCTCTACGTCACCGACACCGTCGAACAGAGCGACCGCTCGGTCCAGATCCTCGAGAACATCCGCCACAGCGGGATTCCCTCCATCGTCGTTATCAACAAGATCGACCTCTCGAACCCCGCGGCTCTCGACACTCTGGTCGAAAAGTGGCACCAGATCCTCCCCGAAGCCCGGATCGTCCCCGTCTCGGCCAAGGAGCAGTTCAACCTCGAGGGGCTCTTCAAGACCATCCTCGAACTGCTGCCCGAAGGCCCCGCCTTCTACCCCAAGGATACACTCACGGACAAAACCCTGCGATTCTTCGCCTCGGAGATCATCCGCGAAAAGATCCTCCGCTTCTACGACAAGGAGATCCCCTACTGCTGCGAAATCGAAATCGAAAGCTACAAGGAGGAACCCACGATCGACCGCATCTCGGCCACGATCTTCGTCTCGCGCGAATCGCAGAAGGGGATCATCATCGGACACAAGGGCGAAAAACTCAAACGCGTCGGGCAGGCCGCACGCGAAGACATGGAGCAGTTCCTCGGCAAGAAGGTCTTCCTGCAGCTCTTCGTCAAGGTCAGCGACGACTGGCGGAACAACGATCGGCAGCTCCGCCGCTTCGGATACGAAACCGAATAG
- the ffh gene encoding signal recognition particle protein, producing the protein MFENLTDKLERSFKILKGEGRITEINVAETLKEIRRALIDADVNYKVAKSFTDEVKQKALGQNVLTAVKPGQMLTKIVRDELAALMGGTATDIRLEGTPAVVLIAGLQGSGKTTFSGKLAAMLKSKKGRQVLLVAGDVYRPAAIDQLKVLGEQIGVEVYTEEGNKNPVEIARHAIQYARQKNCNVVIVDTAGRLAVDEAMMQEITAIKAAIKPSETLFVVDAMTGQDAVNTAKEFNDRLDFDGVVLTKLDGDTRGGAAISIRSVVNKPLKFISSGEKMDALQVFHPERMADRILGMGDVVSLVERAQEQFDEEEARKLKKKLVKDQFNFNDFIAQIQQIKKMGNLKDLASMLPGMGKLLKNVDIPDDVFKQTEAIISSMTPAEREHPEIINARRRERIAKGSGTTVADVNRLMKQFDDTRKMMKAVAGGGMKMPKVPGGGMFRRR; encoded by the coding sequence ATGTTCGAAAACCTTACCGATAAACTCGAACGGTCGTTCAAAATCCTCAAGGGAGAAGGCCGCATCACGGAAATCAACGTCGCCGAAACCCTCAAGGAGATCCGTCGCGCCCTGATCGACGCCGACGTCAACTACAAGGTCGCCAAGTCGTTCACCGACGAGGTCAAGCAGAAGGCTCTGGGACAGAACGTCCTCACGGCCGTCAAGCCCGGGCAGATGCTCACGAAGATCGTCCGCGACGAACTCGCCGCCCTGATGGGAGGTACGGCTACGGATATCCGGCTGGAGGGTACGCCCGCCGTCGTGCTGATCGCCGGTCTGCAGGGTTCCGGTAAGACGACCTTCTCCGGAAAGCTCGCCGCCATGCTCAAAAGCAAGAAGGGAAGGCAGGTGCTGCTGGTGGCCGGCGACGTCTACCGTCCCGCGGCCATCGACCAGCTGAAGGTCCTCGGTGAGCAGATCGGCGTCGAGGTCTACACCGAAGAGGGAAACAAAAACCCCGTGGAGATCGCCCGGCACGCCATTCAGTATGCCCGGCAGAAGAACTGCAACGTCGTGATCGTCGATACGGCCGGCCGTCTGGCCGTCGACGAAGCCATGATGCAGGAGATCACGGCCATCAAGGCCGCCATAAAACCCTCCGAGACGTTGTTCGTCGTCGATGCCATGACCGGTCAGGACGCCGTAAACACGGCCAAGGAGTTCAACGACCGGTTGGATTTCGACGGCGTCGTACTGACCAAGCTCGACGGTGATACGCGCGGCGGTGCCGCCATCTCGATCCGTTCGGTGGTCAACAAGCCCCTGAAATTCATCTCCAGCGGCGAGAAAATGGATGCCCTGCAGGTCTTCCACCCGGAGCGCATGGCCGATCGAATCCTCGGCATGGGTGATGTCGTCTCGCTCGTCGAGCGCGCCCAGGAGCAGTTCGACGAGGAGGAGGCCCGCAAACTCAAAAAGAAACTCGTCAAGGATCAGTTCAACTTCAACGACTTCATCGCACAGATCCAGCAGATCAAGAAGATGGGCAACCTGAAGGATCTGGCCTCGATGCTTCCGGGCATGGGCAAGCTGCTCAAGAATGTCGACATTCCGGACGACGTCTTCAAGCAGACCGAGGCGATCATCTCCTCGATGACCCCCGCCGAGCGCGAACACCCTGAGATCATCAACGCCCGGCGCCGCGAACGCATCGCAAAGGGCTCGGGAACGACCGTGGCCGACGTCAACCGCCTAATGAAGCAGTTCGACGACACGCGCAAGATGATGAAAGCCGTAGCCGGCGGCGGCATGAAGATGCCCAAGGTCCCCGGTGGCGGCATGTTCCGCCGGCGATAG
- a CDS encoding lipocalin family protein: MKNLLKISLLMLFAFGLTACDDDKSYDAPGLEVSLYNLSGTWKLDSWNNGEALADGSYVYIELSYRDGNEFTIYQNLDSFGPRRITGVYNLSTDESLGSVIRGMYDYENGDWNHRYIIRNLFSDRMTWIATDDAQNVSVYKRCPGVPQEILDAYKDEIEAEESEK; this comes from the coding sequence ATGAAAAATCTGCTCAAAATCTCGCTCCTGATGCTCTTCGCATTCGGCCTGACCGCCTGCGATGACGACAAAAGCTACGACGCCCCCGGACTCGAAGTCTCGCTCTACAACCTCTCCGGTACGTGGAAACTCGACTCCTGGAACAACGGCGAAGCCCTGGCCGACGGCAGCTACGTCTACATCGAGCTCTCCTACCGCGACGGAAACGAGTTCACCATCTACCAGAATCTCGACAGCTTCGGTCCCCGCCGGATCACCGGCGTCTACAACCTCTCGACCGACGAATCCCTCGGCTCGGTCATCCGCGGCATGTACGACTACGAGAACGGAGACTGGAACCATCGCTACATCATCCGCAACCTCTTCTCCGACCGCATGACCTGGATCGCCACCGACGACGCCCAGAATGTCTCCGTCTACAAGCGTTGCCCGGGCGTGCCGCAGGAGATCCTCGATGCCTACAAGGACGAAATCGAGGCCGAAGAGAGCGAAAAATAG
- a CDS encoding DUF1573 domain-containing protein: MPGRSLITKILVPMGMAAALGAASPVRGQFHIVPRQRLDSMANPALANGAQAMRFVAKRIETGPIGEDDGPKNYRFEWQNVGDKPLAITRITTTCGCAAPSWDRQPVKPGEKATVTVTYHPKGHPGSFTRKIFLFTQLAANAPTAILELSGEVIPSARPTYAYPHARGNLLLKQEAIHLDPQLKAVERIECLNGGNDTLRIGVDTRILPPCIRAGFKPEVLRPGEIGELTVRFDPTAGRAPQRVPLFLRGVGLPPSQSAVTVYFDPATNESKSVNNN, encoded by the coding sequence ATGCCCGGAAGATCGCTCATAACGAAGATTCTGGTCCCGATGGGGATGGCGGCGGCACTCGGCGCCGCCTCCCCCGTCCGGGGACAGTTTCACATCGTTCCCCGTCAGCGGCTCGACAGCATGGCCAACCCTGCACTGGCCAACGGCGCTCAGGCAATGCGGTTCGTCGCCAAACGGATCGAAACCGGTCCGATCGGCGAAGACGACGGCCCGAAAAACTACCGCTTCGAGTGGCAGAACGTCGGCGACAAACCCCTGGCCATCACCCGCATCACGACCACGTGCGGCTGCGCCGCCCCGTCGTGGGACCGCCAGCCGGTCAAACCCGGAGAGAAGGCGACGGTTACCGTCACCTACCACCCCAAAGGCCATCCCGGCAGCTTCACGCGGAAGATCTTCCTCTTCACGCAACTCGCCGCGAATGCGCCGACGGCCATCCTCGAACTCTCCGGCGAGGTGATCCCCTCGGCCCGTCCGACCTACGCCTACCCCCATGCCCGCGGGAATCTGCTCCTCAAGCAGGAGGCGATCCACCTCGACCCGCAACTGAAGGCCGTCGAACGAATCGAGTGCCTCAACGGCGGAAACGACACCCTGCGCATCGGCGTCGATACGCGGATCCTGCCCCCCTGCATCCGGGCCGGATTCAAGCCCGAGGTGCTCCGACCGGGAGAGATCGGCGAGCTGACCGTGCGGTTCGATCCGACGGCCGGCCGTGCCCCCCAGCGGGTGCCGCTCTTCCTGCGCGGTGTGGGGCTCCCGCCCTCGCAAAGCGCCGTGACAGTCTACTTCGACCCAGCCACCAACGAATCCAAATCTGTGAACAACAACTAA
- a CDS encoding S8 family serine peptidase, producing the protein MINRGYQDHFTIDPEEDAEVAKAKFQVGADVNCEKAWERTTGDPSIIVAVLDEGIYFRHPDLQYNMWENEGETYGSHKDNDGNGYVGDYYGYDFINNTGIISCDNSADTGHGTHVAGVIAARNNNGIGITSIAGGTEENPGVKIMSCQIFSGNTSSNTVSLARAIKYAADNGAVILQCSWGYTSSTANGYENTPGFATQEEWETNCPLEKASLDYFVHNAGSPNGPIEGGIPVFASGNESAPSAGFPGAADYCVSVNAIAADYTISTFSNYGPGSNISAPGGDQDYYFDYIGSESSDSAYTAARGAVGCVLSTMPPQVSDQTGYGYMEGTSMACPHVSGVAALGLSYAVKLRKHFTAAEFRKLLVESVTPIDDYQTGNKNYYHYVSDMGKNYPKIIPLSQYVGKNGGLVNADKLLAAIEGEEAGTAVTFPNIYLGIGEENAVKEDPARYFVNGESLSYTLKIDNTSVATGEIKEGKAVFIGLKEGVTTASIEANGTVQKFNITVRKTANGNGWL; encoded by the coding sequence ATGATCAACCGCGGCTATCAGGACCACTTCACCATCGATCCCGAGGAGGATGCCGAGGTAGCCAAAGCCAAGTTCCAGGTCGGTGCCGACGTCAACTGCGAAAAGGCCTGGGAGCGTACGACGGGTGATCCGTCGATCATCGTGGCCGTGCTCGACGAGGGCATCTACTTCCGCCACCCCGACCTGCAGTACAACATGTGGGAGAACGAGGGCGAAACCTACGGCTCGCACAAGGACAACGACGGCAACGGATATGTCGGCGACTACTACGGATACGACTTCATCAACAATACGGGAATCATCTCCTGCGACAACTCGGCCGATACGGGCCACGGAACCCACGTGGCCGGTGTGATCGCCGCCCGAAACAACAACGGAATCGGCATCACCTCGATCGCCGGCGGCACGGAGGAGAATCCCGGCGTGAAGATCATGTCCTGCCAGATCTTCTCCGGAAACACCTCGAGCAATACGGTCAGCCTGGCCCGCGCCATCAAGTACGCGGCCGATAACGGGGCCGTCATCCTGCAGTGCAGCTGGGGCTACACCTCCAGTACAGCCAACGGCTATGAAAACACCCCGGGGTTCGCCACCCAGGAGGAGTGGGAGACCAACTGCCCGCTGGAGAAGGCTTCGCTCGACTACTTCGTCCATAACGCCGGTTCGCCCAACGGACCCATCGAAGGCGGTATCCCCGTCTTTGCGTCGGGTAACGAGAGTGCCCCCTCGGCCGGATTCCCCGGCGCCGCGGACTACTGTGTCTCGGTGAACGCCATCGCCGCCGACTACACCATCTCGACCTTCTCGAACTACGGCCCCGGTTCGAACATCTCCGCTCCCGGCGGCGACCAGGACTACTACTTCGACTACATCGGTTCGGAAAGCTCCGATTCCGCCTATACCGCAGCACGCGGCGCCGTCGGATGCGTCCTCTCGACCATGCCCCCGCAGGTCAGTGACCAAACCGGATACGGCTACATGGAGGGTACCTCGATGGCCTGCCCCCACGTATCGGGTGTCGCCGCGCTGGGTCTCTCCTACGCCGTCAAGCTGCGCAAGCACTTCACCGCCGCCGAGTTCCGCAAACTGCTCGTCGAAAGCGTTACCCCGATCGACGACTACCAGACTGGGAACAAGAACTATTACCACTATGTGAGCGATATGGGCAAGAACTATCCCAAGATCATCCCGCTGTCGCAGTATGTCGGCAAGAACGGCGGTCTGGTCAATGCCGACAAGCTCCTGGCCGCCATCGAGGGCGAAGAGGCCGGTACGGCCGTCACCTTCCCGAACATCTACCTCGGAATCGGGGAAGAGAATGCCGTCAAGGAGGATCCCGCCCGCTACTTCGTCAACGGAGAAAGCCTCTCCTACACGCTCAAGATCGACAATACCTCGGTCGCAACGGGCGAAATCAAGGAGGGCAAAGCCGTCTTCATCGGCCTGAAGGAGGGGGTAACGACTGCCTCGATCGAAGCCAACGGCACGGTACAGAAATTCAACATCACCGTCCGCAAGACGGCCAACGGTAACGGCTGGCTCTAA
- a CDS encoding subtilase family N-terminal domain-containing protein: MKVRNHIFLALLAVAFMASCSEADKTIEFGVDNNSIDIEAVGGTRKVNVSAGENRVATSSAPWITVLPANGRGSKECSLIIDSAITTSPRDGYVLFINTDNNNEYKRVDVSQKGFDYAITLDEPSVNIENYATLDKRYFDVKVKTNVAFNVKVVDEETGAEPSWVDVGQFNVNLDHGRRPREVSLRISWGINSTPMQRNALLSFTPAETDVTSEMLARNDELTINQNAAERIVTGRGGDSIALLGIARSLEVWDSNWESSGEKMDNWDGVVLWEEGMSGYVDSLKGRVKSAEFNSFSTKEGIPYEVQYLTAAEELKFYSNVNTFQLNLSTGPYICELTQLKRLTIGAYGLTELDENFTKLKNLEYLDLSSNNFEQVPAVINPENFPKLHALQMVNNQRLLIYDLSNSISTNFGGLYLHTKYDSAQDTFGEFPTWLLKWEPDAAKGIAGLDTLKLSVNYLQGSIPDFKDDATIGYYDDEDFIRPDTIPAIHVKRVMPQLKMFALNLNRLTGELPEWILYHPALDSALSVVALFAFHACSTEDLVEPSASNTQSEPTEMSGEVIVKFDPAVSDLLDERGLAQTRSDAAATRSGIYSVDEVLDMLGECQLERVFPVDALHEEQTRQAGLHLWYVVRFSDKYSVEEVVNRLSTLGEVQTATPNRTIKRAYRTDRKPIPFPKELLNAPATRAEGENGYVYNDQLLK, from the coding sequence ATGAAAGTACGCAATCATATCTTCCTCGCGCTGCTCGCCGTCGCCTTCATGGCCTCCTGCTCCGAGGCCGACAAGACGATCGAGTTCGGGGTCGACAACAACTCGATCGACATCGAAGCCGTCGGCGGCACCCGTAAAGTCAACGTATCGGCCGGCGAAAACCGGGTCGCTACCTCCTCCGCACCCTGGATCACCGTATTGCCCGCAAACGGCCGCGGTTCGAAAGAGTGCAGCCTGATTATCGACTCCGCCATCACCACCTCGCCTCGCGACGGTTATGTCCTCTTTATTAATACCGACAATAACAACGAATACAAGCGTGTCGACGTCTCGCAGAAGGGTTTCGACTATGCCATCACCCTTGATGAGCCATCGGTAAACATCGAAAACTATGCAACGCTCGACAAACGCTACTTCGACGTGAAGGTGAAAACCAATGTCGCCTTCAATGTCAAGGTCGTCGACGAAGAGACCGGAGCTGAACCCAGTTGGGTCGATGTCGGTCAGTTCAACGTTAATCTCGACCACGGCCGTCGCCCCCGCGAAGTCTCCCTGCGCATCTCCTGGGGTATCAACTCCACCCCGATGCAGCGCAATGCCCTCCTCTCGTTCACGCCTGCCGAAACGGATGTCACCTCCGAAATGCTCGCCCGGAACGACGAACTGACCATCAACCAAAATGCCGCTGAGCGCATCGTCACAGGACGCGGAGGTGACTCCATAGCCCTGCTCGGCATTGCCCGGTCGCTCGAAGTCTGGGACTCCAATTGGGAAAGCTCCGGCGAAAAAATGGACAACTGGGACGGCGTAGTTCTCTGGGAAGAGGGCATGAGCGGATACGTCGATTCGCTGAAGGGCCGTGTCAAGTCGGCCGAGTTCAACTCGTTCTCCACCAAGGAGGGCATCCCCTACGAGGTACAGTATCTGACCGCGGCCGAAGAACTCAAGTTCTACAGCAACGTGAACACCTTCCAGCTCAACCTCAGCACGGGTCCCTACATCTGTGAACTCACGCAGCTCAAACGGCTGACTATCGGTGCATACGGTCTGACCGAACTCGACGAAAACTTCACCAAACTGAAGAACCTCGAGTACCTCGATCTGAGCAGCAACAATTTCGAACAGGTGCCTGCCGTCATCAACCCGGAGAACTTCCCGAAGCTCCATGCGCTGCAAATGGTCAACAACCAGCGACTGCTCATCTATGACCTGAGTAACAGCATCTCGACCAACTTCGGCGGTCTCTATCTGCATACCAAGTACGATTCGGCCCAGGATACCTTCGGCGAATTCCCCACGTGGCTGCTCAAGTGGGAGCCCGACGCGGCAAAGGGAATCGCAGGTCTCGACACGCTGAAACTCTCGGTAAACTACCTCCAGGGTTCAATCCCCGATTTCAAGGATGACGCCACGATCGGTTATTACGACGATGAAGATTTCATCCGGCCCGACACCATCCCGGCCATACATGTCAAACGCGTCATGCCCCAGTTGAAGATGTTCGCTCTGAACCTCAACCGTCTGACCGGAGAGCTGCCCGAATGGATCCTCTACCACCCTGCTCTCGACTCGGCCCTCAGCGTCGTGGCGCTGTTCGCCTTCCATGCCTGCTCGACCGAAGATCTCGTCGAACCCTCCGCCTCCAACACTCAGTCGGAGCCCACGGAGATGAGCGGTGAGGTCATCGTGAAGTTCGACCCCGCGGTCAGCGATCTGCTCGATGAACGCGGCCTGGCTCAGACCCGCAGCGACGCCGCTGCAACCCGCAGCGGTATCTACTCCGTGGACGAGGTGCTCGACATGCTCGGCGAGTGCCAGCTCGAACGCGTATTCCCGGTCGACGCCCTCCACGAAGAACAGACCCGTCAGGCCGGTCTCCATCTGTGGTATGTCGTCCGCTTCAGCGACAAGTACAGCGTCGAGGAGGTCGTCAACCGCCTCTCGACACTCGGCGAGGTCCAGACCGCCACGCCCAACCGCACCATCAAACGGGCCTATCGCACCGACCGAAAGCCTATCCCCTTCCCCAAGGAGCTGCTCAATGCCCCCGCAACCCGTGCCGAGGGTGAGAACGGATACGTTTACAACGACCAGCTCCTCAAATAG